One window from the genome of Kaistia defluvii encodes:
- a CDS encoding nicotinate phosphoribosyltransferase: MSLDIATRVYNHGFRIDPIVRTLLDTDFYKFLMLQLIREKSRDVRATFGLINRTKTVRLADVIDEQELRDQLDHARTLRFQKNELIWLAGNTFYGVKQIFKPEFLDWLEGFQLPEYELRRTDDGQYELRFDGLWSETTLWEVPALAIVSELRARAAMKGMSRFELDVLYAKAKAKLWGKIERLRILAQEGPLKVSDFGTRRRHGYLWQKWCVEALQEGLGDNFVGTSNVKMAMAAGLEAIGTNAHELPMVYAALAETDEQLRNAPYDVLRDWQEMYDGNLLVMLPDTYGTTQFLRNAPDWILNWKGLRPDSKPPIEGAEEAIAWWQLHGSDPREKLIVLSDGMDIDTIEEAARHFRNRVNLSIGWGTNVTNDFRHCAPDGKDDRLQAISLVCKVVSANGRPAVKLSDNANKATGPAEEIARYRRVFGHQDLMAQPLLV; this comes from the coding sequence ATGTCGCTTGATATCGCTACCCGCGTCTACAATCACGGCTTCCGGATCGATCCCATCGTCCGCACGCTGCTCGATACGGACTTCTACAAGTTTCTGATGCTGCAGCTCATTCGCGAGAAATCGCGCGATGTCCGGGCGACGTTCGGGCTGATCAACCGGACCAAGACGGTGCGGCTGGCCGACGTCATCGACGAACAGGAACTGCGCGACCAGCTCGACCATGCGCGCACCCTGCGCTTTCAGAAGAACGAGCTGATCTGGCTCGCCGGCAATACCTTCTATGGCGTGAAGCAGATCTTCAAGCCGGAGTTCCTCGATTGGCTCGAGGGCTTCCAGCTGCCGGAATATGAGCTTCGCCGGACCGATGACGGCCAGTATGAATTGCGCTTCGACGGGCTCTGGAGCGAGACGACGCTTTGGGAAGTGCCGGCGCTGGCCATCGTCAGCGAGCTGCGCGCCCGCGCCGCCATGAAGGGCATGAGCCGCTTCGAGCTCGACGTGCTCTACGCCAAGGCTAAGGCCAAGCTCTGGGGCAAGATCGAGCGTCTCCGCATCCTGGCCCAGGAAGGCCCGCTGAAGGTATCCGACTTCGGCACACGCCGCCGCCATGGCTATCTCTGGCAGAAATGGTGCGTCGAGGCGCTGCAGGAGGGGCTTGGCGACAATTTTGTCGGCACGTCCAACGTCAAGATGGCGATGGCCGCCGGCCTGGAGGCGATCGGCACCAACGCGCACGAACTGCCGATGGTGTACGCCGCCCTGGCGGAAACCGACGAACAGCTTCGCAACGCGCCCTATGACGTGCTGCGCGACTGGCAGGAGATGTATGACGGCAATCTGCTGGTCATGCTGCCAGATACCTATGGCACGACGCAGTTCCTGCGCAACGCGCCGGACTGGATCTTGAACTGGAAGGGCCTCCGGCCGGACTCGAAGCCGCCGATCGAGGGCGCCGAGGAAGCCATCGCCTGGTGGCAACTGCATGGCTCCGACCCGCGTGAAAAGCTGATCGTGCTGTCGGACGGCATGGACATCGACACGATCGAGGAAGCGGCGCGCCATTTCCGCAACCGGGTCAATCTTTCGATCGGCTGGGGCACCAACGTCACCAATGATTTCCGTCACTGCGCCCCGGACGGCAAGGACGACCGGCTGCAGGCGATCTCACTGGTCTGCAAGGTGGTCTCGGCCAATGGTCGCCCGGCGGTCAAGCTTTCCGACAATGCCAACAAGGCGACCGGCCCGGCCGAGGAAATCGCCCGCTACCGTCGCGTCTTCGGCCACCAGGACCTGATGGCCCAGCCGTTGCTGGTTTGA